In the genome of Arthrobacter sp. PAMC25284, the window TACCTGCAGGCGCCGGTCGTCGTCACGGACCGGGACCACTGGTCCGGCTTCCGTCCGGACAAGATTGAAGAACTGGCGCAGGGCCGCCGCCGTCGCTGTAGCCTGAAACGCCCCCGAAGCCGCTGGCAGGGGAAGGCCTGGCGGCCCAGGAAATCACATCAGTTGAGGTGACTCGAATGCCTGAACCGGCAATTATGGAGGAACCGTTGGCTGGGGAAACTGCCGGGACGGCAGCATCCATCACCAGAGCATCCAGCACCACGCACAGCAGTTTGATCTATTTTTCCTCCACCTCGGAGAACACCAAGCGCTTCGTCGACAAGCTCGGAGTCGACGCGGCGCGGATGCCGCTCCACCCGCGGGACGCACCGTTGGTGGCGCGGGAACCCTATGTGCTCGTGGTGCCCACCTATGGGGGCACTGGGGGAGAAGGATCCGTTCCCAAACAGGTCATCCGGTTTCTGAACGACCCGGGAAACCGGGAGCTGATCCGCGGAGTGATCGGCGCGGGAAACACAAATTTCGGGGACAACTACTGCATGGCGGGGGACATCATCGCCGCGAAGTGCCAGGTACCGCACCTGTACCGCTTCGAACTCATGGGGACGCCGGAAGACGTTGCCCGCGTACAACAAGGATTGGAAGAGTTTTGGACACGACTGTCTCAGACACAGCAGTAACTGAGGGCTCAGGCTCACACGCGCGCACCGCCGTCGCCGTCGGGAAGCAGGACAAGCCCGAGATGCCGGCCGCCTACAAGGGCCTTGGCTATCACGAACTCAACGCCATGCTCAACCTCTATGGCCCGAACGGTGAGATCCAGTTCGAAGCGGACCGCGAGGCTGCGCACCAGTACTTCCTGCAGCACGTGAACAACAACACCGTGTTCTTCCACGACCTCGAGGAAAAGCTCGACTACCTCGTCAAGAACGAGTACTACGAGCGCGAAACCCTCGACCAGTACACGATGAACTTCATCCGCGAGCTCTACAAGCGCGCCTACAAGAAGAAGTTCCGCTTCGAGACCTTCCTTGGCGCCTTCAAGTTCTACACCTCCTACACGCTGAAGACCTTCGACGGCAAGCGTTTCCTGGAGCGCTACGAGGACCGCGTCTGCATGGTGGCCCTGCACCTGGCGCGCGGCGATGAGCAGCTCGCCACCCAGATGATGGACGAGATCATCGAAGGCCGCTTCCAGCCGGCCACCCCCACGTTCCTGAACGCCGGCAAGCGCCAGCGCGGTGAGCTGGTCTCCTGCTTCCTGCTCCGCATCGAAGACAACATGGAGTCGATCGGCCGCTCCATCAACTCCGCGCTGCAGCTCTCCAAGCGCGGCGGCGGCGTCGCCTTCGCCCTGACCAACATCCGCGAGGTCGGCGCGCCGATCAAGCAGATCGAGAACCAGTCCTCCGGTGTGATCCCCGTGATGAAGCTCCTCGAGGACAGCTTCTCCTACGCCAACCAGCTCGGTGCCCGCCAGGGCGCCGGCGCGGTGTACCTGCACGCCCACCACCCGGACATCTACCGCTTCCTGGACACCAAGCGGGAGAACGCGGACGAGAAGATCCGGATCAAGACCCTCTCGCTCGGCGTTGTGATCCCGGACATCACCTTCGAGCTGGCCAAGAAGGATGAGGACATGTACCTGTTCTCGCCGTACGACGTCGAAAAGGTTTACGGCATGCCGTTCTCCGACGTCTCGGTCACCGAGAAGTACTACGAGATGGTCGACGACGCCCGGATCAAGAAGACCAAGATCAAGGCGCGTGAGTTCTTCCAGACCCTCGCCGAGATCCAGTTCGAATCCGGCTACCCGTACATCATGTTCGAGGACACCGTGAACCGGGCCAACCCGATCGACGGCAAGATCATCATGTCCAACCTGTGCTCGGAGATCCTCCAGGTCTCCCAGCCCACGACGTACCACGATGACCTGTCCTACGACCAGACCGGCAAGGACATCTCCTGCAACCTGGGTTCGCTGAACATTGCGAAGGCCATGGATTCGCCGGACTTCGGCCTGACCATCGAGACGGCCATCAGGACGCTCTCGGCCGTCTCGGACATGTCCAACATCACCTCGGTGCCCTCGATCGCCCGCGGCAACGACCAGTCCCACGCGATCGGCCTGGGACAGATGAACCTGCACGGGTACCTGGCCCGCGAGCGGGTCCACTACGGTTCCGAAGAGGGCCTGGACTTCACCAACATCTACTTCTACTCGGTGGTCTTCCACGCGATCCGGGCCTCGAACCTGCTCTCGATCCAGACCGGCCAGACGTTCGGCGGCTTCGAGAAGTCCAAGTACGCGTCCGGCGAGTTCTTCGACAAGTACACCGAGCAGGAATGGGTCCCGCAGACTGAGAAGGTTGCGGAGCTTTTCAAGAACATCCACATCCCCACCCAGGCTGACTGGCGCGAGCTGAAGGCTTCCGTCATGGAGCACGGCATCTACAACCAGAACCTGCAGGCTGTCCCGCCGACCGGCTCAATCTCCTACATCAACAACTCCACCTCCTCGATCCACCCGGTGGCGTCCAAGATTGAGATCCGCAAGGAAGGCAAGCTGGGCCGCGTGTACTACCCGGCGCCGTACCTGACGAACGACAACCTGGAGTACTACCAGGACGCTTACGAGATCGGCTTCGAGAAGGTCATCGACACATACGCCGCCGCGACGCAGCACGTGGACCAGGGCCTGTCCCTCACGCTGTTCTTCAAGGACACCGCCACCACGCGGGAAATCAACAAGGCCCAGATTTACGCCTGGAAGAAGGGCATCAAGACCATCTACTACATCCGTCTCCGCCAGCTCGCGCTGGAGGGCACGGAGGTGGAGGGTTGCGTTTCATGTGCCCTGTAACCGATATCGGTTGATTACGGCATAGGTACGACGGCGGGCGCCCGCCCGCCGTCGTACACAAGACTTAAAAGCTTGAGGAGCCATGCGACAACATGACTCCTCAATATGTCCCGGTAACGAGACAGTTCCAAGTTCAACCCTGGACTGTTGAGTTTACAGGAGTTCTCGGTCGTCCGTCGACGACCCTCCACCCGGGCATTGCACCCGGAAGGAGTTGATAGCCATGGCGACTGTACGACGTACGATTCGCCGCACTATCCGCGTCACGATCCGCCCCATGTAGGGCCGAACGTGTCCCACTCGTAGACTCGGCAGAGAGGAGGAAGCCGCTATGGCCAAGGGTTCATACCGCAGCGCCAAGACCGGCCGTTATGTCACGCCGAAGTACGGAAAGTCGCACCCGTCGACAACCGTAAAAGAGTCCAAGTAAGGCAGATGCAGTCTGCTCTTTGACGGATTGACATCTCCTCGCCAATGAGTGGGTCCATAGTTGTGGACCCACTCATTGGCGTAGTTTCTCTGGTGTGTTGCCTGAAAGTCGGGCGTGGACACCCCCCACTGCACAGGGATGTCGGTCAGATTCTGGCGACTTAGCGACTAGAATTGATAGCTGAACGCTGGACATTTTCCGGCGCGCTAACCATCAGGCGGAGGGAACCCTATGACCGAGAAGGTCAAGCTGCTGAGCCACGTTGAGGCCATCAACTGGAACCGTATCCAGGACGACAAGGACGTAGACGTCTGGAACCGCCTGGTCAACAACTTCTGGCTGCCCGAGAAGGTGCCGCTGTCCAACGACATCCAGTCGTGGGCGACGCTGACCCCGGACGAGCAGCAGCTCACCATGCGCGTCTTCGCTGGCCTGACCTTGCTGGACACCATCCAGGGCACCGTCGGCGCCGTGTCGCTGATTCCGGATGCGATCACCCCGCATGAAGAGGCCGTTTACACGAACATCGCGTTCATGGAGTCCGTGCACGCCAAGAGCTACTCCTCCATCTTCTCCACGCTGGCCTCCACCAAGGAGATCGACGAGGCCTTCCGTTGGTCCACCGAGAACGAGAACCTTCAGAAGAAGGCCCAGATCGTCATGGATTACTACCGCGGCGACGATCCGCTGAAGCGTAAGGTGGCCTCGACGCTGCTGGAGAGCTTCCTGTTCTACTCCGGCTTCTACCTGCCGATGTACTGGTCTTCGCGGGCCAAGCTGACGAACACGGCCGACCTGATCCGCCTCATCATCCGCGACGAGGCCGTGCACGGCTACTACATCGGCTACAAGTTCCAGAAGGGCCTGGAAGGCGCCTCCGAGGAGCGCAAGCAGGAAATCAAGGACTACACGTTCGAGCTGCTCTTCGAGCTGTACGAAAACGAAGTCCAGTACACGCATGACCTCTACGACTCCGTCGGCTTGGCTGAGGACGTCAAGAAGTTCCTGCACTACAACGCCAACAAGGCCCTCATGAACCTCGGCTACGAGGCCATGTTCCCGGCCTCCGTCACCGACGTGAATCCGGCGATCCTGTCGGCCCTGTCACCGAACGCGGACGAGAACCACGACTTCTTCTCGGGTTCCGGTTCTTCGTATGTGATTGGCAAGGCTGTTAACACTGAGGATGACGACTGGGACTTCTAGTCTCCTGTGAGATGTCGACCTAATTGGAATAACAGCTCCCTATTTTGAAGATACGCCTCGTCCAGTTGGAAGTCTTCCAGGTAGACCTGTTCCCAGGCCAGAGGCCATTTGCCGGTTCGAGCTGATTCCATCCAGGTTCGCTGGCTCGGGAGCACCTGGATCAAATCTATTGCCATACCCGTGCCGTCGCTGCCTTTTCGGAGCGTATCGAGGCGGTGTTTGAGTCCGTGTGTACGCGGGAGGCGGTGAGACGAATCCGGGAGTCTCGGTTCTGATGGGACTTTTTTGACTGTCCGGTTAGGGCATATCCCTGCCTGACGTCAGGTGAGTACCGATACTCGCGGCAAATTGGGATGTGTTGCGGCATTCCTGACACCTTGCCGTGAGGCTCTACGGGGTCACGCTGACACTCGCCGCGAGAAGGCCACCGGCAGAACGTACGAAGGCCGCCGGGAGCGATTCTGGCCGCTTTTTCTCGCTGCCTATCGAAGATAAGGCGGCCGTGGTAACTTCTGCTTGGATTAGGAGTTCCTCATGCGATTGCCTTCCAATCCGGCTCCTGATACCGCTTTCGAAAGCAGAGGCAACGATGGCAACTCTATTGATCTTCCATGAGGTCGACGACGTTGACCACTGGCTCAGCTCGCCGCGACGCCAGGAACTCTTCGGACCTATGGGAATGACTGTTCGAACCTTTGTCGACCCGGCGAAAACCAACCGCGTCGGCCTGATCATCGAAGTCCCGGACATGGATACGTTCCAGCGAATGATGGAATCCGAGGCAGCGGCCGACGCCATGAAATTCGACGGCGTACGCCCGGACACGATCCTGATGCTGGTCGAACCCGAGCCCAGCACC includes:
- the nrdE gene encoding class 1b ribonucleoside-diphosphate reductase subunit alpha; the protein is MPAAYKGLGYHELNAMLNLYGPNGEIQFEADREAAHQYFLQHVNNNTVFFHDLEEKLDYLVKNEYYERETLDQYTMNFIRELYKRAYKKKFRFETFLGAFKFYTSYTLKTFDGKRFLERYEDRVCMVALHLARGDEQLATQMMDEIIEGRFQPATPTFLNAGKRQRGELVSCFLLRIEDNMESIGRSINSALQLSKRGGGVAFALTNIREVGAPIKQIENQSSGVIPVMKLLEDSFSYANQLGARQGAGAVYLHAHHPDIYRFLDTKRENADEKIRIKTLSLGVVIPDITFELAKKDEDMYLFSPYDVEKVYGMPFSDVSVTEKYYEMVDDARIKKTKIKAREFFQTLAEIQFESGYPYIMFEDTVNRANPIDGKIIMSNLCSEILQVSQPTTYHDDLSYDQTGKDISCNLGSLNIAKAMDSPDFGLTIETAIRTLSAVSDMSNITSVPSIARGNDQSHAIGLGQMNLHGYLARERVHYGSEEGLDFTNIYFYSVVFHAIRASNLLSIQTGQTFGGFEKSKYASGEFFDKYTEQEWVPQTEKVAELFKNIHIPTQADWRELKASVMEHGIYNQNLQAVPPTGSISYINNSTSSIHPVASKIEIRKEGKLGRVYYPAPYLTNDNLEYYQDAYEIGFEKVIDTYAAATQHVDQGLSLTLFFKDTATTREINKAQIYAWKKGIKTIYYIRLRQLALEGTEVEGCVSCAL
- the nrdF gene encoding class 1b ribonucleoside-diphosphate reductase subunit beta, with product MTEKVKLLSHVEAINWNRIQDDKDVDVWNRLVNNFWLPEKVPLSNDIQSWATLTPDEQQLTMRVFAGLTLLDTIQGTVGAVSLIPDAITPHEEAVYTNIAFMESVHAKSYSSIFSTLASTKEIDEAFRWSTENENLQKKAQIVMDYYRGDDPLKRKVASTLLESFLFYSGFYLPMYWSSRAKLTNTADLIRLIIRDEAVHGYYIGYKFQKGLEGASEERKQEIKDYTFELLFELYENEVQYTHDLYDSVGLAEDVKKFLHYNANKALMNLGYEAMFPASVTDVNPAILSALSPNADENHDFFSGSGSSYVIGKAVNTEDDDWDF
- the nrdI gene encoding class Ib ribonucleoside-diphosphate reductase assembly flavoprotein NrdI: MPEPAIMEEPLAGETAGTAASITRASSTTHSSLIYFSSTSENTKRFVDKLGVDAARMPLHPRDAPLVAREPYVLVVPTYGGTGGEGSVPKQVIRFLNDPGNRELIRGVIGAGNTNFGDNYCMAGDIIAAKCQVPHLYRFELMGTPEDVARVQQGLEEFWTRLSQTQQ